In Arthrobacter sp. PAMC25284, a single genomic region encodes these proteins:
- a CDS encoding efflux RND transporter permease subunit: MAAALMIVGGTQLSSASVDVFPEFAPPKVEVQTACLGLTASEVEQLVSVPLEEAFNGIDGLDHMRSKSVSQLSSIILEFKHDMDLLTARQLVAERMATVIPTLPTWAAPPLMLQPLSSTSRVMKIGLSSDTRSLIEMSMISYWSIRAHLLRVPGVANVAIWGERLQMLQVQVDPAKLAANDVTLENVMNSTSDALDAGLLKYSPGSLIGTGGSLDTPNQTMGIRHIQPITSPADLAQVSLDQEEGKPPLRLADVANVVEDHQQLIGDAVINGGPGIMLIVEKLPWGNTVEVTRGVEEALKTMEPGLTGIAVDTTLFRPATFIEESLSNLSLALLLGTLLVIMVLGLFLFQWRTALVSVAAIPLSLVAAALVLYWTGGTVNTMVLAGLVIAVGVVVDDAIIDVENIVRRLRHHRAAGGAGSTAKVVVDASLEVRGPIVYATLIIVAATVPIFFLDGLTGAFFRPLATAYTLAVIASMLVALTVTPAMAYIFLRNAKLEDRDPPLVRVLKRWYDAALRPIVRRPAPGYLALGAMGVVGIVAAPLLGQSLLPSFKERDFLMHWLTTPSASNSEEVRVSQLACKELMTIPGVNNCGSHIGQAFAADEVVGVNFGENWISVDPSVDYDETLAAVEEVVEGYPGIVRDVQTYLKERIREVLTGTGYAVVVRVYGDDLDVLRTEADKVKSILGGIEGAVGAKVALQANIPQMNVEVDLEAAQRYGLKPGDVRRAAATLVAGEEVGDVYRDGKAYDVQVWSPPELRTSVTSIENLPLDTPSGQRIRVADVAKITVAPTPNSIQRSEGSRRLDVSANVVEGDLGKVVQALEAEMATVDFPTGYSAAILGEYTERQAASSRLMLYSIGALLVVYLLLQAAFRSWRLATLAILTLPVALVGGVIAAHMSGGILSLGSLVGFLTLMGIAARNGILLINHCQHLETHEGMTFGPALVLRGAAERLSPILMTTLATALALVPLVVMGNIPGHEIEHPMAVVILGGLVTSTLVNLFIVPSLYLKFAKKHGGRLPGHRQPDPVAAI; encoded by the coding sequence ATGGCGGCGGCACTGATGATCGTAGGCGGCACACAACTAAGCAGCGCATCCGTCGATGTCTTTCCCGAGTTCGCCCCGCCAAAGGTCGAGGTCCAGACAGCCTGCCTGGGGCTCACCGCATCCGAAGTCGAGCAACTGGTCTCGGTGCCGCTGGAGGAGGCCTTCAACGGGATCGACGGGCTGGATCATATGCGGTCCAAGTCCGTATCCCAGCTCTCCTCCATCATCCTGGAATTCAAGCACGACATGGATCTGCTCACGGCAAGGCAACTGGTGGCAGAGCGGATGGCTACCGTCATTCCGACGCTGCCCACCTGGGCTGCACCCCCGTTGATGCTGCAGCCGCTGTCCTCGACCAGCCGTGTCATGAAGATCGGTTTGTCATCGGACACGAGGTCGCTCATCGAAATGTCGATGATCTCGTACTGGAGCATCCGGGCGCACCTGCTGCGCGTCCCCGGCGTGGCGAACGTCGCCATTTGGGGTGAGCGGCTGCAGATGCTGCAGGTCCAGGTTGATCCGGCCAAGCTGGCCGCCAATGACGTCACGCTCGAGAATGTGATGAACTCAACGTCTGACGCGCTGGATGCCGGCTTGCTCAAATACTCCCCCGGTTCGCTGATCGGTACCGGCGGATCGCTGGACACACCCAACCAGACCATGGGTATCAGGCATATCCAGCCGATCACATCCCCGGCCGATCTCGCTCAGGTGTCCCTTGATCAGGAAGAAGGCAAACCGCCACTCCGGCTCGCCGACGTAGCCAACGTCGTCGAGGACCACCAGCAGCTCATTGGTGATGCGGTCATCAACGGTGGCCCCGGCATCATGCTGATCGTCGAAAAACTGCCATGGGGCAACACCGTGGAAGTCACCCGTGGCGTCGAGGAAGCACTCAAGACGATGGAGCCGGGGCTTACCGGCATCGCGGTGGATACAACACTCTTCCGGCCGGCCACCTTCATTGAAGAATCCCTCAGCAACCTGAGCCTGGCGCTGCTGCTGGGAACTCTGCTCGTGATCATGGTCCTGGGTCTCTTCCTCTTCCAGTGGCGGACGGCACTCGTGAGTGTGGCGGCCATCCCGCTCTCCCTGGTGGCTGCGGCACTTGTCCTCTACTGGACCGGGGGCACAGTGAACACCATGGTTCTGGCGGGGCTGGTAATTGCCGTCGGGGTCGTGGTGGACGATGCGATCATCGACGTCGAGAACATCGTCCGCCGCCTGAGACACCACCGGGCAGCCGGTGGTGCCGGAAGCACCGCCAAGGTAGTGGTCGATGCGTCCCTGGAAGTCCGCGGACCAATCGTGTATGCGACACTCATCATCGTCGCTGCGACCGTGCCGATTTTCTTCCTCGACGGCCTGACCGGCGCCTTCTTCCGACCGCTGGCCACTGCTTACACGCTCGCGGTGATTGCTTCGATGTTGGTTGCCCTCACCGTCACGCCTGCCATGGCGTACATCTTCCTGCGCAATGCCAAGCTGGAAGACCGGGACCCACCACTGGTGCGGGTTCTCAAGCGCTGGTACGACGCCGCTCTGCGGCCCATCGTGCGCCGCCCCGCCCCGGGCTACCTCGCCTTGGGCGCCATGGGCGTCGTCGGCATCGTTGCTGCTCCGCTCCTGGGACAGTCGCTGTTGCCGTCCTTCAAGGAACGCGACTTCCTGATGCACTGGCTGACGACGCCGAGTGCCTCCAATTCCGAGGAGGTCCGGGTCAGTCAGCTCGCGTGTAAGGAGTTGATGACAATTCCCGGGGTGAACAACTGCGGCTCGCATATCGGCCAGGCTTTCGCAGCCGATGAGGTCGTGGGCGTCAACTTTGGGGAAAACTGGATCAGTGTGGATCCCTCGGTGGATTACGACGAGACGCTGGCTGCGGTTGAAGAGGTCGTGGAAGGCTATCCGGGCATCGTCCGGGACGTCCAGACGTACCTTAAAGAGCGTATCCGGGAAGTCCTGACGGGCACGGGCTACGCAGTTGTTGTCCGCGTATATGGAGATGATCTGGACGTCCTGCGCACGGAGGCCGACAAGGTCAAGTCCATTCTCGGAGGGATCGAGGGGGCCGTCGGGGCCAAGGTTGCACTTCAAGCCAATATCCCGCAAATGAACGTCGAGGTCGATCTGGAGGCTGCGCAGCGCTATGGCCTCAAACCCGGCGACGTGCGCCGTGCGGCTGCGACCTTAGTCGCGGGTGAGGAAGTCGGAGACGTCTATCGGGACGGTAAGGCCTACGACGTCCAGGTCTGGAGCCCTCCGGAGCTCCGCACCAGCGTGACGAGCATCGAGAACCTCCCGCTGGATACCCCCAGCGGACAAAGGATCCGGGTCGCGGACGTCGCCAAGATCACCGTGGCACCGACACCGAACTCGATTCAGCGTTCGGAAGGGTCCCGGCGGCTAGATGTCAGTGCCAACGTTGTGGAAGGGGACCTGGGCAAGGTCGTGCAGGCGCTGGAAGCCGAAATGGCGACCGTCGACTTCCCGACCGGATACAGCGCCGCCATCCTCGGCGAGTACACGGAGCGGCAGGCGGCATCCTCCCGGCTGATGCTCTATTCGATTGGCGCACTGCTCGTGGTTTACCTCCTGCTCCAGGCAGCATTCCGGAGCTGGCGGCTGGCCACCCTGGCGATCCTGACGCTCCCGGTCGCCCTGGTGGGCGGTGTCATTGCCGCGCACATGAGCGGTGGCATCCTCTCTCTCGGGTCCCTCGTCGGATTCCTGACCCTGATGGGTATCGCTGCCCGCAACGGCATCCTGCTCATCAACCACTGTCAGCACCTGGAAACCCATGAAGGCATGACCTTCGGGCCCGCCCTGGTGCTGCGGGGCGCCGCCGAGCGTTTGTCACCGATCCTAATGACGACTCTCGCCACGGCCCTGGCACTCGTGCCGCTGGTGGTCATGGGAAACATCCCGGGTCACGAGATTGAACACCCCATGGCGGTGGTGATCCTGGGCGGCCTCGTCACCTCGACGTTGGTCAACCTGTTCATCGTTCCGTCGCTGTACCTCAAGTTCGCCAAGAAGCACGGCGGACGGCTTCCCGGGCACCGTCAGCCCGACCCCGTCGCAGCCATTTAG